The DNA sequence CGAAGACCAGGTCTTCCTTGTGCAGGACGGGCGCCTCGCCGGTGCCGGTGAACTCCCAGGCCGCCGCGTAGGAGAACGCCTCGTCGCGGCGGGCGGCCTCGCCGTCCGGGGTCTGGGACTCCTCGCGGAAGTGGCCGCCGCAGGACTCCTCGCGGTGCAGCGCGTCGAGGCACATCAGCTCGGCGAGCTCCAGGTAGTCGACGACGCGGTTGGCCTTCTCCAGCGACTGGTTGAACTCCTCGCCGGTACCGGGGACCTTGACGCGCCGCCAGAACTCCTCACGGATCTGCGGGATGCGTTCCAGTGCCTTGCGCAGACCGGCGTCGGTGCGGGCCATGCCGCAGAACTCCCACATCAGCTCGCCGAGTTCGCGGTGGAAGGAGTCGGGCGTGCGGTCGCCGTCGACGGACAGCAGCAGGTTCAGCCGGTCCTGGGTCTCGGCCAGCACCTCCTGCACCACCGGGTGCTCGGCGGTGACCTCGTCCCGGTGCGGGGTGCGGGCCAGGTAGTCGTTGACGGTGGCCGGGATGACGAAGTAGCCGTCGGCCAGGCCCTGCATCAGCGCGGAGGCGCCCAGCCGGTTGGCGCCGTGGTCGGAGAAGTTGGCCTCGCCGATCGCGAACAGGCCCGGGACGGTGGTCTGCAGGTCGTAGTCGACCCACAGGCCGCCCATCGTGTAGTGCACGGCGGGGTAGATCCGCATCGGCACCTCGTACGGATCCTCGTCGGTGATCCGCTGGTACATGTCGAAGAGGTTGCCGTACCTGGCCTCGACCGCCTTGCGGCCCATGCGCTTGATGGCGTCGGCGAAGTCCAGGTAGACGCCCTGGCCGCCGGGGCCCACTCCCCTGCCCTCGTCGCAGACGTTCTTGGCGGCGCGGGAGGCGATGTCGCGCGGGACCAGGTTGCCGAAAGAGGGGTAGACGCGCTCCAGGTAGTAGTCGCGCTCGTCCTCGGGGATCCTGTTCGGCGGCCGGTCGTCGCCCTTGGCCTTCGGCACCCAGATCCGGCCGTCGTTGCGCAGCGACTCGCTCATCAGCGTCAGCTTGGACTGGTGGTCGCCGGTGCGCGGGATGCAGGTGGGGTGGATCTGGGTGAAGCAGGGGTTGGCGAAGTGGGCGCCGCGCCGGTGCGCCCGCCAGACGGCGGTCGCGTTGGAGTTCATGGCGTTGGTCGACAGGTAGAAGACGTTGCCGTAGCCGCCGGTGGCGAGGACGACGGCGTCCGCGAAGTACGTGTCGATCCTCCCGGTGATCAGGTCCCGGGCGACGATGCCGCGGGCCCGCCCGTCGACGACGATCAGGTCGAGCATCTCGGTGCGCGGGTGCATCTCGACGTTGCCGGCGGCGATCTGCCGCGACAGCGCCTGGTAGGCGCCGAGGAGGAGCTGCTGGCCCGTCTGGCCGCGGGCGTAGAAGGTGCGGGAGACCTGGACGCCGCCGAAGGAGCGGGTGTCGAGCAGGCCGCCGTACTCGCGGGCGAAGGGCACGCCCTGCGCCACGCACTGGTCGATGATCTCGACGGAGATCTGCGCCAGGCGGTGCACGTTGGACTCGCGGGCGCGGAAGTCGCCGCCCTTGACGGTGTCGTAGAACAGGCGGTGCACGGAGTCGCCGTCGTTGCGGTAGTTCTTCGCGGCGTTGATGCCGCCCTGCGCGGCGATGGAGTGGGCGCGGCGCGGGGAGTCCTGGTAGCAGAACTGGACGACGTGGTAGCCCTGTTCGGCGAGGGTGGCCCCGGCGGAGCCGCCCGCGAGGCCGGTGCCGACCACGATGACGGTGTGCTTGCGGCGGTTGGCGGGGTTGACCAGCTTGGCCTCGAAGCGGCGCTTGTCCCAGCGCTCGTGGACGGGGCCGGCGGGGGCCTTGGTGTCGGCGACCGGCTCGCCGGTCGTGTACTCGGTGTAGGAAGTCATGGTCAGCTCACCACTCCGGTCATCACGCCCACGGGGACGGCGAGGAAGCCGGCCGTGAGCAGCAGCGCGAGGACATTGGCGACGGTCTTCAGGGCGCGGTCGCGGGTGCGGCTGCCGACGCCGAGGGTCTGGGCGGCGCTCCAGAACCCGTGCCGGATGTGCAGTCCGACGGCGAGCATCGCGACGACGTAGATGACGTTGCCGTACCAGGTGGAGAAGGTGTCCACGACGTTCTGGTAGGGCTTGCCGCTCTCGAAGCCGCCGGAGTGCACATGGCCCGTGGTCAGGTCCAGGACGTGCCAGACGATGAACAGGGCGAGGATGATCCCGCCCCAGCGCATGGTGCGCGTGGCGTAACTGGCGCGCGGTTTCCGGTGCACGTACTTGCTGGGGCGCGCCCTGATGTCGCGGCGGCTGAGCTGGTAGGCGGAGACGGCGTGGGCGGCCACGGCGGCCACGAGCACGACGCGGACGAGCCACAGCGTCCACTCGTAGTGCATGAACGGCTCACCGACGGTGCGCAGCCAGTGGGCGTAGTGGTTGAACTCGCCCGCCCCGAAGAAGATCTTCAGGTTTCCGATCATGTGGACGACCAGGTACAGCAGCATGATCAGGCCGCTGACCGCCATCACTGTCTTCTTGCCGACGGTCGAGTCCCACACGGTGCGTGCCATGGACGGCCGTCGGTCCGTCCGCGTTGCCAGAGCCATGCCACCGACGCTAGGGCCGAGGGGGCCCATCGGTCCAAGACATGGAACGGCTCGATTCGATAGGGCGGGCCTATGATGGCTGCGTGCAGTTCCAGCAGCTCCAGTACTTCGTGGCCGTCGCCGAGACCCGGCACTTCACCCGGGCCGCCGAGACGGTCCATGTCGCGCAGCCGTCGTTGTCCCAGCAGATCAAGGCGCTCGAGCGGGAGCTGGGATCCGATCTGTTCCGGCGGGCGCGCGGCAACATCACGCTGACCGACGCCGGGGAGGCGCTGCTGCCCCTGGCCCGGCGGATCCTGGCGGACGCGGACACCGCCCGGCACGAGGTGCAGGAGGTGGCGCAGCTGCGCAGCGGCCGGGTCCGGCTGGGCGCGACGCCGAGCCTGTGCACCGGTCTGCTGCCGGACGTGCTGCGCGCCTTCCACGACCGCTACCCGGGCGTGCGGCTGCTGGTCGAGGAGGGCGGCTCGCACGACCTGGTGCGGCAGCTGGCCCGCGGCGCGCTGGACCTCGCCCTGGTGGTGCTGCCCCTTCCGACGCCCTCGCCCGCGCTCACCACGGTGGAGCTGCTGCGCGAGGACCTGGTGGTGGTGTCCTCGCCGGACGCCCCGAGGCCGGGGCGCGGCCGGCGGGCCGTGCGCATCGCCGATCTGGAGGGCGAGCGCCTGGTGATGTTCCGGCACGGCTACGACCTGCGCGAGCTGACCGTGGCCGCGTGCCGCGCGGAGGGCTTCGAGCCGGAATTCGCGGTCGAGGGCGGCGAGATGGACGCGGTGCTGGGGTTCGTGCGGGCCGGTCTCGGGGTCGCCGTCGTGCCGCGCATGGTGGCGGCGCGGTCGGGACACGGGCTGCGGGTGACCCCGCTGGCCCGTCCCGGTCTGCACCGCGCGATCGCCCTGGCGCACCGCAGCGACGTGGCTCCGCCGCGTGCGGCCCGGGAGTTGCAGCGGATGCTGCTGGAGCGGTGAGCCGCCCGAGGCCGGCCTACGGCACCACCGTCACCGGCCACCGCCCCGCCTTGACCAGCCGCACCGCGACCGACCCGACGATCCGGTGGCCGGCCTGCTCGGAGGCGCCCACCACCACCGCGTCCGCGGTGAGGTCGTCCGCCGCCCTCACCAGGGCGTGGTAGGGGTCGCCGCGCACCGTGTGGAACTCCCAGCGGATGTCGAAGATCCCCCTGATCCGCTCCATCGCCTCCCTGATCTGCGCGACCAGGTCCTCGGCGATCTCCTCGGTCGCGTCGGCCACCGGCGCGCCGAGCACCGCGCCCGCCGCCGGCACCGGCTGCACGTAGACGATGGCGAGCAGCGCGTTCTGCCGTCGGGCGAGACCGGCGGCGTACGCCGCCGCACGCAGCGAGGAGTCGGACCCGTCCACTCCGGCCACGATCACCTTCGGGCCGTCGGTGCCCCGTTCGAAGCGGGGGGACTGCTGTTCCGTCACGGCAGCGAGGCTAGCGGACCCCACCGCCCCGGCCGGCAGCCGTCCCCCGCGGACCCGTCGCCCCACACTGCGCCGATCGGGTGAAATCGTGCCGCCGCACCGGTGTCGCTGAGGTGCGTCGGGCGTCCGTGGGGCGACTGATGAGTCATGCAGAAGGATCAGTTGCTCATCCGGCGCCGGGCCGTGCTCGCCGGCGCCGCCGCTCTCGGCGCCGCCGGTGTGGCCTCGGCACTCGCGCCGGGCACCGGGGAGCGGGCCGCCCCCGCGTCGGCGCCCGCCGCGGGCGCCCCGGCCGCCCGCCGCCCGCTCAAGCCCTCCGAGTACCGGCTCAGGCCCCTGACCGGCTACGACGCGCCGCCCAGCACTCCCGGCAGGACCCCGGTGCGGCGCGAACCGCTGCTGCGCCTGTCCGGGCGCGGCCGCACCATGGTGCTGACCTTCGACGACGGGCCGGACCCCCGCTACACCCCGGACATCCTGGACACCCTGGCCCGGTACGAGACGCGCGCGATGTTCTTCGTGTGCGGGGAGATGGCGGCCGAGAACCCGGACCTGCTGGCCCGGATGGCGGACGAGGGGCACGTGGTCGGCAACCACACCTGGTCCCACCCCCTGCTCACCGCACTCGGCCGGCGCCGGATCCGCACCGAGATGGAACGCACCAGCGACGTCATCGAGAAGGCCCACGGCTCACGCCCCGA is a window from the Streptomyces capillispiralis genome containing:
- a CDS encoding LysR family transcriptional regulator — its product is MQFQQLQYFVAVAETRHFTRAAETVHVAQPSLSQQIKALERELGSDLFRRARGNITLTDAGEALLPLARRILADADTARHEVQEVAQLRSGRVRLGATPSLCTGLLPDVLRAFHDRYPGVRLLVEEGGSHDLVRQLARGALDLALVVLPLPTPSPALTTVELLREDLVVVSSPDAPRPGRGRRAVRIADLEGERLVMFRHGYDLRELTVAACRAEGFEPEFAVEGGEMDAVLGFVRAGLGVAVVPRMVAARSGHGLRVTPLARPGLHRAIALAHRSDVAPPRAARELQRMLLER
- a CDS encoding polysaccharide deacetylase family protein, producing the protein MQKDQLLIRRRAVLAGAAALGAAGVASALAPGTGERAAPASAPAAGAPAARRPLKPSEYRLRPLTGYDAPPSTPGRTPVRREPLLRLSGRGRTMVLTFDDGPDPRYTPDILDTLARYETRAMFFVCGEMAAENPDLLARMADEGHVVGNHTWSHPLLTALGRRRIRTEMERTSDVIEKAHGSRPEWFRAPYGAWNRAAFRLGAELGMEPLAWTVDTLDWTTPGTRTIVGRVADGAAPGVVVLSHDAGGERSQSVRALRRYLPALLDSGYHVTVPRRQYV
- a CDS encoding universal stress protein — encoded protein: MTEQQSPRFERGTDGPKVIVAGVDGSDSSLRAAAYAAGLARRQNALLAIVYVQPVPAAGAVLGAPVADATEEIAEDLVAQIREAMERIRGIFDIRWEFHTVRGDPYHALVRAADDLTADAVVVGASEQAGHRIVGSVAVRLVKAGRWPVTVVP
- a CDS encoding succinate dehydrogenase, with translation MARTVWDSTVGKKTVMAVSGLIMLLYLVVHMIGNLKIFFGAGEFNHYAHWLRTVGEPFMHYEWTLWLVRVVLVAAVAAHAVSAYQLSRRDIRARPSKYVHRKPRASYATRTMRWGGIILALFIVWHVLDLTTGHVHSGGFESGKPYQNVVDTFSTWYGNVIYVVAMLAVGLHIRHGFWSAAQTLGVGSRTRDRALKTVANVLALLLTAGFLAVPVGVMTGVVS
- a CDS encoding fumarate reductase/succinate dehydrogenase flavoprotein subunit; the protein is MTSYTEYTTGEPVADTKAPAGPVHERWDKRRFEAKLVNPANRRKHTVIVVGTGLAGGSAGATLAEQGYHVVQFCYQDSPRRAHSIAAQGGINAAKNYRNDGDSVHRLFYDTVKGGDFRARESNVHRLAQISVEIIDQCVAQGVPFAREYGGLLDTRSFGGVQVSRTFYARGQTGQQLLLGAYQALSRQIAAGNVEMHPRTEMLDLIVVDGRARGIVARDLITGRIDTYFADAVVLATGGYGNVFYLSTNAMNSNATAVWRAHRRGAHFANPCFTQIHPTCIPRTGDHQSKLTLMSESLRNDGRIWVPKAKGDDRPPNRIPEDERDYYLERVYPSFGNLVPRDIASRAAKNVCDEGRGVGPGGQGVYLDFADAIKRMGRKAVEARYGNLFDMYQRITDEDPYEVPMRIYPAVHYTMGGLWVDYDLQTTVPGLFAIGEANFSDHGANRLGASALMQGLADGYFVIPATVNDYLARTPHRDEVTAEHPVVQEVLAETQDRLNLLLSVDGDRTPDSFHRELGELMWEFCGMARTDAGLRKALERIPQIREEFWRRVKVPGTGEEFNQSLEKANRVVDYLELAELMCLDALHREESCGGHFREESQTPDGEAARRDEAFSYAAAWEFTGTGEAPVLHKEDLVFEYVHPTQRSYA